One Nonomuraea angiospora DNA segment encodes these proteins:
- a CDS encoding N,N-dimethylformamidase beta subunit family domain-containing protein, translating into MSLYAEATSCAQGEQLRFHLLGTGDGGPIVVEDVPSGRAVMEDVPSGGASLDESGGQLWTLKIGDDWPSSLYRAIYRDTSAYFVVRSAVPASPIIVSIPFPTWEAYNRPGVPGEGLYQSEQPDRAVKVTFDRPGAGPQIEEWELGLLRWLGPAGYTVDYCSGLDLHGGLDLLSRYRLLVINGHDEYWSWEMRDAVEAFARRGGNIAIFSGNTCWWQVRFEDDLRTMVCYRDATADPMAATDSGRVTVEWPSDPVNRPENTLTGLSFRNGAGCWVDSRVMSLESYTARFAGHWVFEGTGLADGDTFGRGAIGYETDAADLEWVAGVPRATGRDGTPPSFVVLATADLSHWRRYGKGGAATMGLHRLGAGTVFNAGTINWGNTLDDPALATITRNVLNRLSHPPTTPTWDFIGPTPTPASPPPPPSAASTSPVGGLAPLPDVEPRGAVVVRALVCCENRLYAACSDGSLAVRDVCGQNLPWQTIDETDAIAFAAPREAHGGPPAGLYGVAPDGTIRYRDPVPAPKPWRDVSRAPEGTIALAAVDEGLFAVTSGDELWHLPIRQLGTHDWRIVGPAAGAVSLTAMNGRLFAISADRILVRTAERHEAGWSDLGPAEGHTVLAANAGRLIGAAPEGALRWRSLS; encoded by the coding sequence ATGAGCCTGTACGCGGAGGCGACGTCGTGCGCGCAGGGGGAGCAGCTCCGCTTCCATCTCCTCGGCACCGGCGACGGCGGCCCGATCGTGGTGGAGGACGTGCCGTCGGGCCGGGCCGTCATGGAGGACGTGCCGTCAGGCGGGGCGAGCCTGGATGAATCCGGCGGGCAGCTCTGGACCCTGAAGATCGGCGACGACTGGCCCAGCTCCCTCTATCGAGCCATTTACCGCGACACCAGCGCATATTTCGTCGTACGTAGCGCGGTGCCCGCCTCGCCCATCATCGTCTCGATCCCGTTCCCCACCTGGGAGGCGTACAACCGGCCCGGCGTCCCCGGCGAGGGCCTCTACCAGTCGGAGCAGCCCGACCGCGCCGTCAAGGTCACCTTCGACCGGCCGGGCGCGGGGCCGCAGATCGAGGAGTGGGAGCTCGGCCTGCTCCGCTGGCTCGGCCCGGCGGGCTACACCGTCGACTACTGCTCGGGCCTGGACCTGCACGGCGGCCTCGACCTCCTCTCCCGCTACCGGCTGCTGGTCATCAACGGGCATGACGAGTACTGGTCGTGGGAGATGCGGGACGCGGTGGAGGCATTTGCCCGCCGTGGCGGAAATATCGCCATATTCTCCGGCAATACCTGCTGGTGGCAGGTCCGCTTCGAGGACGACCTCCGTACCATGGTCTGCTACCGCGACGCCACCGCCGACCCCATGGCCGCCACCGACTCCGGCAGGGTCACGGTCGAGTGGCCGAGCGACCCCGTCAACCGTCCCGAGAACACCCTCACCGGCCTCTCCTTCAGGAACGGCGCCGGCTGCTGGGTGGACTCGCGCGTCATGTCCCTGGAGTCCTACACCGCGAGATTCGCCGGCCACTGGGTCTTCGAGGGGACGGGGCTCGCGGACGGCGACACGTTCGGGAGAGGCGCGATCGGCTACGAGACGGACGCGGCCGACCTGGAATGGGTGGCCGGCGTCCCCCGGGCGACCGGCCGCGACGGCACGCCACCGTCCTTCGTCGTCCTCGCCACCGCCGACCTGTCCCACTGGCGCCGCTACGGCAAGGGCGGGGCCGCCACGATGGGCCTCCACCGCCTCGGCGCGGGCACCGTCTTCAACGCCGGCACCATCAACTGGGGCAACACCCTCGACGACCCGGCCCTGGCCACCATCACCCGCAACGTCCTCAACCGCCTCTCCCACCCACCCACCACCCCGACCTGGGACTTCATCGGCCCCACCCCCACACCCGCTTCCCCACCCCCGCCGCCCTCCGCCGCGTCGACTTCTCCAGTCGGCGGCCTCGCCCCCTTGCCGGACGTCGAGCCGAGGGGTGCCGTCGTCGTGCGGGCGCTTGTGTGCTGCGAGAACCGCCTCTACGCCGCCTGCTCCGACGGGAGCCTCGCCGTCAGGGACGTATGCGGCCAGAACCTCCCATGGCAGACGATCGACGAGACCGACGCGATCGCATTCGCCGCACCCCGGGAGGCGCACGGCGGCCCGCCCGCCGGGCTGTACGGGGTCGCCCCGGACGGCACCATCCGTTACCGCGACCCCGTGCCGGCCCCGAAGCCGTGGCGGGACGTCAGCCGGGCACCCGAGGGCACCATCGCCCTGGCCGCCGTGGACGAAGGGCTGTTCGCCGTCACCTCCGGGGACGAGCTGTGGCACCTGCCCATCCGGCAGCTCGGCACCCACGACTGGAGGATCGTCGGTCCGGCCGCCGGCGCAGTGAGCCTGACCGCGATGAACGGCCGATTGTTCGCCATCTCGGCCGACCGGATCCTCGTGCGGACGGCCGAGCGGCATGAGGCCGGCTGGAGCGACCTGGGCCCCGCCGAAGGGCACACCGTCCTGGCCGCCAATGCGGGACGGCTCATCGGCGCCGCACCCGAGGGCGCCCTCCGCTGGCGGTCATTGTCGTAG
- a CDS encoding NAD-dependent epimerase/dehydratase family protein: MPGHVKRGVRLSGAVMAHPRRMEAAARLAGGVLDVVTDPDPGGRPSAFRTSLLAWSSIPGDSTHHFLLHDDMVLSSTFFQRAERAARAMPHAALALFAFWNSRNGAAVRQGALAGARWVAGAGEYTPVAALLLPKEVAEGYVEWAAGRGDTWPDDVLMGRYLRQAGVPVFVAVPSLAEHEDLASLVDNDFQGVRRSPCFFADDPLAGVGEDVVLDDLPVIPFFKRGVAQCAVRVPGSGRWRDLRCEDYLAGLGIDAGAVVARAGAGAYGGLWLTAYTMGVVHGGRGLGDARVVDEALATMGPGGLCHELSGRELGRLSAELHEVARAGLEAGLHDAARPDPETGLGTALETLPSDRPSHAVTSPSPADDPPRAVTSPSPADRPPRTATSPSPADRPPRTATSPSPVPLIAAPGSSGAVAVSGAETFVREHLAHALTDRGLTLATVDSGVPVVHVCALGWSPGADPEEELRLARAAFAGGRGGVLLSSVRVYPERKWVDEETPVSPADPPLSRALLQVEAAAPGAVVLRLGEPYGPGMPQRGPVADLVLRSSLNRPAPICGRPVQLVHVQDVAGAVLAALERGVAGRVYNVANRKRLRMGELVEAVSQAVRPMDVETSDEPPGPLVNVERARVELGWREGVTLDYGLHTFAQWLAYESDRS, translated from the coding sequence ATGCCTGGGCACGTGAAGCGGGGCGTGCGGCTGAGCGGGGCCGTGATGGCGCATCCCCGGCGCATGGAGGCGGCGGCGCGGCTGGCCGGGGGCGTGCTCGACGTCGTCACCGACCCCGATCCGGGCGGCCGGCCCTCGGCGTTCCGCACCTCGCTGCTGGCCTGGTCGAGCATCCCCGGCGACTCCACCCACCACTTCCTGCTGCACGACGACATGGTGCTCTCCAGCACGTTCTTCCAGCGGGCCGAGCGCGCCGCCCGCGCGATGCCGCACGCCGCGCTCGCCCTGTTCGCGTTCTGGAACTCGCGCAACGGCGCCGCCGTCCGCCAGGGGGCGCTGGCCGGGGCGCGGTGGGTGGCGGGGGCGGGCGAGTACACGCCGGTGGCCGCCCTGCTGCTGCCCAAGGAGGTCGCCGAGGGGTACGTGGAGTGGGCCGCGGGGCGGGGCGACACGTGGCCCGACGACGTGCTCATGGGGCGGTACCTGCGCCAGGCCGGGGTGCCGGTGTTCGTGGCGGTGCCCAGCCTGGCCGAGCACGAGGACCTGGCGAGCCTGGTGGACAACGACTTCCAGGGGGTGCGCCGCTCACCGTGCTTCTTCGCCGACGACCCGCTGGCGGGGGTGGGCGAGGACGTCGTGCTGGACGATCTGCCGGTCATCCCGTTCTTCAAGCGGGGTGTCGCGCAGTGCGCCGTACGGGTGCCGGGGTCGGGGCGGTGGCGGGACCTGCGGTGCGAGGACTATCTGGCGGGGCTCGGGATCGACGCGGGCGCGGTGGTGGCTCGGGCGGGTGCGGGGGCGTATGGGGGGCTGTGGCTGACGGCGTACACGATGGGGGTCGTGCACGGAGGCCGGGGGCTGGGAGACGCTCGGGTCGTGGACGAGGCGCTGGCCACGATGGGGCCGGGCGGGTTGTGCCACGAGCTCTCGGGGCGGGAGCTGGGGCGACTGTCGGCGGAGCTGCACGAGGTGGCGCGGGCCGGCCTGGAAGCGGGCCTGCACGACGCGGCGCGGCCGGATCCGGAGACGGGCCTGGGGACAGCTCTGGAGACGCTCCCGTCGGATCGCCCGTCTCACGCCGTGACCTCGCCGTCCCCGGCCGATGATCCGCCGCGCGCCGTGACCTCGCCGTCCCCGGCGGATCGCCCGCCACGCACCGCGACTTCGCCGTCCCCGGCGGATCGCCCGCCACGCACCGCGACTTCGCCGTCTCCGGTCCCCTTGATCGCGGCCCCGGGATCGTCCGGGGCGGTGGCCGTGAGCGGTGCCGAGACGTTCGTTCGGGAGCACTTGGCGCACGCACTCACCGACCGGGGCCTCACCCTCGCCACCGTGGACTCCGGCGTGCCGGTGGTGCACGTGTGCGCCCTCGGCTGGTCCCCCGGCGCCGACCCGGAGGAGGAGCTGCGGCTCGCGCGGGCGGCCTTCGCGGGCGGGCGGGGCGGGGTGCTGCTCAGCTCGGTCCGCGTCTATCCGGAACGGAAGTGGGTGGACGAGGAGACACCCGTGTCGCCCGCCGACCCGCCGTTGTCGCGGGCCCTGCTCCAGGTGGAGGCGGCCGCGCCGGGAGCCGTGGTGCTGCGGCTGGGCGAGCCGTACGGGCCCGGCATGCCGCAGCGGGGGCCGGTGGCGGACCTGGTGCTGCGGTCGTCGCTCAACCGTCCCGCGCCCATCTGCGGGCGGCCGGTGCAGCTGGTGCACGTACAGGACGTCGCCGGGGCGGTGCTGGCCGCGCTGGAACGGGGGGTCGCGGGGCGCGTGTACAACGTCGCCAACCGGAAGCGGCTGCGCATGGGCGAGCTGGTCGAGGCGGTGTCCCAGGCGGTGCGGCCGATGGACGTCGAGACGTCCGACGAGCCTCCCGGGCCGCTGGTGAACGTCGAGCGGGCGAGGGTCGAGCTGGGGTGGCGGGAGGGTGTGACGCTGGACTACGGGCTGCACACGTTCGCACAGTGGCTGGCCTACGAGAGCGACCGCTCGTAG
- a CDS encoding methionyl-tRNA formyltransferase: MKTFAFATGMEFAAPAVDVLVAQGTPPALLIGYPPALQHRSGFAPLREASEKHGIPLLETSDINDGRAYELVKDMDLFVIAGWSQLVREPLLSACPLGSIGLHPTRLPEGRGRAALPWTIIKRLETSAVSLFFLDEGADTGDLIAQREFTVSRRDDVGAVYRKVTEINVDLLATYIPLLLEGRVVARPQGPGGSWWEKRRPEDGLIDWSRPASDLYDWVRALASPYPGAFTSVSGRRLYVHSADLIEHGGTEPAGTVLAPVWSTGTGGVLVACGSGLLVVREVQWEGGDRRDALDLVESGELTVGACLGT; the protein is encoded by the coding sequence GTGAAGACGTTCGCGTTCGCCACCGGGATGGAGTTCGCCGCGCCGGCCGTGGACGTGCTGGTGGCGCAGGGCACCCCGCCGGCGCTGCTGATCGGCTACCCGCCCGCGCTGCAGCACCGCTCCGGGTTCGCGCCGCTGCGGGAGGCGTCCGAGAAGCACGGCATCCCGCTGCTGGAGACGTCCGACATCAACGACGGGCGGGCGTACGAGCTGGTCAAGGACATGGACCTGTTCGTCATCGCGGGGTGGTCGCAGCTGGTGCGCGAGCCCCTGCTGTCGGCGTGTCCCCTGGGGTCCATCGGGCTGCATCCCACGCGGCTGCCCGAGGGGCGGGGTCGGGCCGCGCTGCCGTGGACGATCATCAAGCGGCTGGAGACGAGCGCGGTCAGCCTGTTCTTCCTGGACGAGGGGGCCGACACCGGGGACCTGATCGCGCAGCGCGAGTTCACGGTCAGCCGGCGCGACGACGTCGGCGCCGTCTACCGCAAGGTCACCGAGATCAACGTGGACCTGCTGGCGACGTACATCCCGCTGCTGCTGGAGGGCCGCGTGGTGGCGCGCCCGCAGGGGCCCGGCGGGTCGTGGTGGGAAAAGCGGCGGCCCGAGGACGGGCTGATCGACTGGTCGCGGCCCGCCTCCGACCTCTACGACTGGGTACGCGCGCTGGCCTCGCCCTATCCGGGGGCGTTCACGTCCGTCTCCGGGCGGCGACTGTACGTGCACAGCGCAGACCTCATCGAGCACGGCGGCACGGAGCCGGCCGGGACCGTGCTCGCCCCCGTGTGGTCCACCGGGACCGGCGGGGTGCTGGTGGCCTGCGGGTCCGGACTGCTGGTGGTGCGCGAGGTGCAGTGGGAGGGCGGGGACCGGCGCGACGCCCTGGACCTCGTCGAGTCGGGCGAGCTCACGGTAGGCGCATGCCTGGGCACGTGA
- a CDS encoding PIG-L deacetylase family protein, which produces MRRFDRVLVISPHADDEVLGCAGLMAAQAELGAEVHVLYLAVDGMRHYGLAGATTYQQRLDEIEAVRGLLGFTFEIAYGDRGLTERLDTLPRRELVDLFEHALNERRPDLLLLPSFADYDQDHCAVFDAGFAAARPIAQQFGKWLVPNVFMYEMSKIQWASEPMPRSTAYCDISTYMGRKLEALRAYASQHRPSPHIRSDDSVTALATLRGAEIGVAHAEAFGVLREVL; this is translated from the coding sequence ATGCGCCGCTTTGACCGCGTCCTGGTGATCTCCCCCCACGCCGACGACGAGGTCCTGGGCTGCGCCGGCCTGATGGCCGCGCAGGCCGAGCTCGGCGCCGAGGTGCACGTCCTGTATCTGGCGGTGGACGGCATGCGCCACTACGGGCTGGCCGGGGCCACGACCTACCAGCAGCGGCTGGACGAGATCGAGGCCGTGCGGGGCCTGCTCGGCTTCACCTTCGAGATCGCGTACGGGGACCGCGGGCTGACCGAGCGGCTCGACACGCTGCCGCGCCGGGAGCTGGTGGACCTGTTCGAGCACGCCCTGAACGAGCGGCGGCCCGACCTGCTGCTGCTGCCCAGCTTCGCCGACTACGACCAGGACCACTGCGCGGTCTTCGACGCCGGGTTCGCCGCCGCCCGGCCGATCGCGCAGCAGTTCGGCAAGTGGCTGGTGCCGAACGTCTTCATGTACGAGATGTCGAAGATCCAGTGGGCGTCCGAGCCGATGCCCCGCTCGACGGCTTACTGCGATATTTCCACTTATATGGGGCGGAAGCTGGAGGCGCTGCGGGCGTATGCGAGCCAGCACCGGCCCTCGCCCCACATCAGGAGCGACGATTCGGTGACGGCGCTGGCCACGTTACGCGGAGCGGAGATCGGCGTCGCTCACGCGGAGGCGTTCGGGGTGCTGAGGGAGGTCCTGTGA
- a CDS encoding NAD-dependent epimerase/dehydratase family protein: MRAPGGEVVITGGLGFIGSHLVDAYLAAGHRVRIIDSNAGAVVDGEDYDTDPRCTVIRQRVEDHLASGGDFAGVDRVIHAASYVGPASILSRSGRLGHDIIGSTAPVIEACAAAGVPLCMFSSAEVYGRSGVLDEKDDIVVPTQYNTRIEYAVAKTLAEAMVCNSRRHGLRGIVIRPFNVAGARQSRAGGFVMPTFVQQALAGRPITVFAGGEQVRAFIAASDLTAFLIGFMDAALDGDDVIINVGNPANAVTVMELAERVKALLGSPSPIVGVDGRSVHGPHYAEAESFHKIPALRAATDLGWRPRVTLDELIMATADYYRAREDRRAVNAPL; encoded by the coding sequence GTGCGAGCACCAGGTGGCGAAGTAGTCATCACCGGCGGTCTCGGTTTCATCGGCTCACATCTGGTGGACGCCTACCTCGCGGCGGGCCATCGCGTACGGATCATCGACTCGAACGCCGGGGCGGTCGTGGACGGCGAGGACTACGACACCGACCCGCGCTGCACGGTCATCAGGCAGCGCGTGGAGGACCACCTGGCCTCCGGCGGCGACTTCGCGGGCGTGGACCGCGTCATCCACGCGGCCTCCTACGTGGGCCCGGCCAGCATCCTGTCGCGCTCGGGCCGGCTCGGGCACGACATCATCGGCAGCACCGCGCCGGTCATCGAGGCGTGCGCCGCCGCCGGGGTGCCGCTGTGCATGTTCAGCTCGGCCGAGGTGTACGGGCGCAGCGGCGTGCTCGACGAGAAGGACGACATCGTCGTGCCGACCCAGTACAACACGCGCATCGAGTACGCCGTCGCCAAGACGCTGGCCGAGGCCATGGTCTGCAACAGCCGCCGGCACGGGTTACGCGGCATCGTCATCCGCCCCTTCAACGTGGCGGGCGCGCGGCAGTCGCGGGCGGGCGGGTTCGTGATGCCCACGTTCGTGCAGCAGGCCCTGGCCGGGCGGCCGATCACGGTGTTCGCGGGCGGGGAGCAGGTCAGGGCGTTCATCGCGGCCAGCGACCTGACGGCGTTCCTCATCGGCTTCATGGACGCGGCCCTGGACGGCGACGACGTCATCATCAACGTCGGCAACCCGGCCAACGCCGTCACCGTCATGGAGCTCGCCGAACGCGTCAAGGCCCTGCTCGGCAGCCCCTCCCCCATCGTCGGCGTGGACGGCCGGAGCGTACACGGGCCGCACTACGCCGAGGCTGAGTCCTTCCACAAGATCCCGGCGCTCAGGGCGGCCACCGATCTGGGCTGGCGGCCCCGCGTCACCCTCGACGAGCTCATCATGGCCACCGCCGACTACTACCGCGCCCGCGAGGACCGAAGGGCAGTGAATGCGCCGCTTTGA
- a CDS encoding amidohydrolase family protein → MSGELDLMPAGFVRAIEEMALVDHHVHGVTSHDLSRRAFEELITESDRPVPSWMTPFDSQVGHAILRHCAPVLGLDPYCAPEEYLARRARLGADETNRLLLGASGIGHYLVETGYRGEELLGPSGMAEVTGVPADEVVRLERVAEQVAAGGCGAGAFADRFAEALWERTRTARGLKTVAAYRCGLDFDPAPPTREEVTEAAGRWLSAGGGRLSDPVLLRHLIWTGLERGLPLQFHIGFGDPDVDLRRSDPLLLRGLIELAEPTGVPLLLLHCYPYQRHAGLLAHAYPNVFFDVGLGVSYTGARSVALVAESLEVAPFAKLLFSSDGFGPAELHHLGALLWRRAMARVLGGFVAEGEWSVEQAMRVAWMVGAENAHRVYELGG, encoded by the coding sequence ATGTCCGGTGAGCTCGACCTCATGCCCGCCGGCTTCGTGCGGGCCATCGAGGAGATGGCGCTGGTGGACCACCACGTGCACGGCGTCACGTCCCACGACCTGTCGCGCCGCGCGTTCGAGGAGCTGATCACCGAGTCGGACCGGCCGGTGCCGTCGTGGATGACCCCGTTCGACTCCCAGGTGGGCCACGCCATCCTGCGGCACTGCGCGCCGGTGCTCGGGCTCGACCCGTACTGCGCGCCGGAGGAGTACCTGGCCAGGCGCGCCCGGCTCGGCGCCGACGAGACCAACCGGCTGCTGCTCGGGGCGAGCGGCATCGGGCACTACCTGGTCGAGACCGGCTACCGGGGCGAGGAGCTGCTCGGGCCCTCCGGCATGGCCGAGGTCACCGGGGTGCCCGCCGACGAGGTGGTGCGGCTGGAGAGGGTGGCCGAGCAGGTGGCCGCCGGCGGGTGCGGGGCTGGCGCGTTCGCCGACCGGTTCGCCGAGGCGCTGTGGGAGCGCACGCGTACGGCGCGCGGGCTCAAGACCGTCGCCGCCTACCGCTGCGGGCTCGACTTCGACCCCGCGCCGCCCACTCGCGAGGAGGTCACCGAGGCCGCCGGGCGCTGGTTGTCCGCCGGGGGCGGGCGGCTGTCCGACCCTGTGCTGCTGCGCCACCTCATCTGGACGGGGCTGGAACGGGGCCTGCCGCTGCAGTTCCACATCGGGTTCGGGGACCCGGACGTCGACCTGCGCCGGTCCGACCCGCTGCTGCTGCGCGGGCTCATCGAGCTGGCCGAGCCGACCGGGGTGCCGCTGCTGTTGCTGCACTGCTACCCGTACCAGCGGCACGCCGGGCTGCTGGCGCACGCGTACCCCAACGTGTTCTTCGACGTGGGGCTGGGCGTGAGCTACACCGGCGCGCGCAGCGTGGCGCTGGTGGCCGAGAGCCTGGAGGTGGCGCCGTTCGCAAAGCTGCTGTTCTCCTCCGACGGCTTCGGCCCGGCCGAGCTGCACCATCTCGGGGCGCTGCTGTGGCGGCGGGCGATGGCGCGGGTGCTGGGCGGGTTCGTGGCCGAGGGGGAGTGGTCGGTGGAGCAGGCGATGCGGGTGGCCTGGATGGTGGGCGCGGAGAACGCCCACCGCGTCTACGAGCTCGGAGGGTGA
- a CDS encoding glycoside hydrolase family 2 TIM barrel-domain containing protein → MDLETFSPGSGLLEPRAALRSDAPALDLNGTWRFRLSPTANVPDDFAQPAFDDAGWDELPVPSHWNLHGHGAPAYTNVDFPIPVDPPRVPDENPTGDYRRVFDLPEGWTGGRLRFEGADSFARVWLNGHELGFWTGSRLPAEFDAGPYLRPGRNVLAVRVHQWSAASYLEDQDMWWLPGIFRDVTLTRSTADVFVRASYADGRGTLSFEGSGTLSVPELGVADLAPGAEVTLEAEPWTAETPRLYDAVLTLPEETVRLRVGFRTISIVDGVLLANGRPLLFKGVNRHEFHPESGRTLTYETMREDVLLMKRHNVNAVRTSHYPPHPDFLDLCDELGLWVIDECDLETHGFGMIGWRGNPTDDPRYADALLDRMRRMVERDKNHPSVIMWSLGNEAGVGRNLAVMSDWTRERDPSRPIHYEGDRSCAHTDVYSRMYASHAEVELIGRQEEAPLDDPELDARRRGMPFMQCEYAHAMGNGPGGLAEYQELFEKYPRLAGGFIWEWIDHGLAHPEYEYAYGGDYGEPVHDSNFVIDGLVFPDRTPSPGLIDLKKVYEPVRFEFGDGVVRVVNGHGFADLSHLEFLATVEADGETVAEHRLTVPAEGGEVKLPAGSGPGEVWLTVRAVLAADQPWAGAGHEVAWGQALLSPLIGEAVEGAPATWTAGLVRDGGEISVGSAGDSAFDLETGRLIRLFGVEVEGPRLGLWRAPTDNDTYGGLAGKWRGLGLHRLTHRVDEVEIGDALTVRTRVAPAATDLGLRATYTWTASDGGLELTLDVEPEGDWADPIPRLGLDMTLPAGAVEHVTWFGRGPGEAYPDTGMAARVGRWRASLDEFQTPYVFPQENGHRADVRWADLGAFKVRGFPVFGLTARPWSAFDLDRARHRPDLVPGGRVHLGLDLAQQGIGTATCGPGALPVYDLRAGRTTFRLRFEPS, encoded by the coding sequence ATGGATCTCGAAACTTTCTCCCCCGGTTCGGGACTGCTCGAACCCCGGGCAGCACTCCGCTCTGACGCGCCCGCCCTCGACCTCAACGGCACGTGGCGCTTCCGCCTCTCACCCACCGCGAACGTCCCGGACGACTTCGCCCAGCCGGCCTTCGACGACGCCGGCTGGGACGAGCTCCCGGTGCCGTCCCACTGGAACCTGCACGGGCACGGCGCGCCCGCCTACACCAACGTCGACTTCCCGATCCCCGTCGACCCGCCCCGGGTCCCGGACGAGAACCCGACGGGCGACTACCGCCGCGTGTTCGACCTGCCGGAGGGGTGGACGGGCGGCCGGCTGCGGTTCGAGGGCGCCGACTCCTTCGCCCGGGTCTGGCTCAACGGCCACGAGCTGGGCTTCTGGACCGGCAGCAGGCTGCCCGCCGAGTTCGACGCGGGCCCGTACCTGCGGCCGGGGCGCAACGTGCTGGCCGTCCGCGTGCACCAGTGGTCGGCCGCCAGCTACCTCGAGGACCAGGACATGTGGTGGCTGCCGGGCATCTTCCGCGACGTCACCCTCACCCGCTCCACCGCCGACGTCTTCGTACGCGCCTCCTACGCCGACGGGCGCGGCACGCTGAGCTTCGAGGGCTCGGGCACGCTGAGCGTCCCCGAGCTGGGCGTCGCCGACCTCGCGCCCGGGGCCGAGGTGACGCTGGAAGCGGAGCCGTGGACGGCCGAGACGCCCCGCCTGTACGACGCCGTCCTCACCCTCCCCGAGGAGACGGTACGGCTGCGCGTCGGCTTCCGCACGATCTCCATCGTGGACGGCGTGCTCCTGGCCAACGGCCGCCCGCTGCTGTTCAAGGGCGTGAACCGGCACGAGTTCCATCCGGAGAGCGGTCGCACGCTGACGTACGAGACGATGCGCGAGGACGTGCTGCTGATGAAGCGGCACAACGTCAACGCCGTCAGGACCAGCCACTACCCGCCCCACCCCGACTTCCTCGACCTGTGCGACGAGCTGGGCCTGTGGGTCATCGACGAGTGCGACCTCGAGACCCACGGCTTCGGCATGATCGGCTGGCGCGGCAACCCCACCGACGACCCCCGCTACGCCGACGCGCTGCTCGACCGCATGCGCCGCATGGTCGAACGCGACAAGAACCACCCCAGCGTCATCATGTGGTCGCTCGGCAACGAGGCCGGCGTCGGCCGGAACCTGGCCGTCATGTCCGACTGGACCCGCGAACGCGACCCGTCCCGCCCGATCCACTACGAGGGCGACCGGTCCTGCGCGCACACCGACGTCTACTCCCGCATGTACGCCTCGCACGCCGAGGTCGAGCTCATCGGGCGGCAGGAGGAGGCGCCGCTGGACGACCCCGAGCTGGACGCGCGGCGGCGGGGCATGCCGTTCATGCAGTGCGAGTACGCCCACGCCATGGGCAACGGGCCCGGCGGGCTGGCCGAGTACCAGGAGCTGTTCGAGAAGTACCCGCGGCTGGCCGGCGGGTTCATCTGGGAGTGGATCGACCACGGGCTCGCGCATCCGGAGTACGAGTACGCCTACGGCGGCGACTACGGCGAGCCCGTACACGACTCGAACTTCGTCATCGACGGCCTCGTCTTCCCCGACCGCACGCCGTCGCCGGGTCTGATCGACCTGAAGAAGGTGTACGAGCCGGTGCGGTTCGAGTTCGGGGACGGCGTGGTGCGCGTCGTCAACGGCCACGGCTTCGCGGACCTGTCGCACCTGGAGTTCCTGGCCACGGTGGAGGCGGACGGGGAGACGGTCGCCGAACACCGGCTGACCGTGCCCGCCGAGGGCGGCGAGGTCAAGCTGCCCGCCGGCTCGGGCCCCGGAGAGGTGTGGCTCACCGTACGCGCGGTGCTGGCGGCCGACCAGCCGTGGGCCGGGGCGGGCCACGAGGTGGCCTGGGGCCAGGCGCTCCTGTCGCCGCTCATCGGCGAAGCCGTCGAGGGCGCGCCCGCGACGTGGACCGCCGGGCTGGTCCGCGACGGCGGCGAGATCTCCGTGGGTTCCGCAGGGGATTCGGCCTTCGACCTGGAGACCGGACGCCTGATCAGGCTGTTCGGCGTCGAGGTGGAGGGGCCGCGGCTCGGCCTGTGGCGGGCGCCCACCGACAACGACACCTACGGCGGGCTGGCCGGCAAGTGGCGCGGGCTCGGCCTGCACCGCCTCACCCACCGCGTGGACGAGGTCGAGATCGGCGACGCGCTGACCGTGCGCACCCGGGTCGCGCCGGCCGCCACCGACCTCGGCCTGCGCGCCACCTACACCTGGACGGCCTCGGACGGCGGCCTGGAGCTGACGCTGGACGTCGAGCCGGAAGGCGACTGGGCCGACCCCATCCCGCGCCTCGGGCTGGACATGACGCTGCCCGCGGGTGCGGTCGAGCACGTCACCTGGTTCGGCAGGGGGCCGGGGGAGGCGTACCCGGACACCGGCATGGCCGCCAGGGTCGGCCGCTGGCGGGCGAGCCTCGACGAGTTCCAGACGCCGTACGTGTTCCCGCAGGAGAACGGCCACCGGGCCGACGTGCGCTGGGCCGACTTGGGCGCCTTCAAGGTGCGCGGGTTCCCGGTGTTCGGGCTGACCGCGCGGCCGTGGAGCGCCTTCGATCTGGACCGGGCGCGGCACCGGCCGGACCTGGTGCCGGGCGGGCGCGTACACCTCGGCCTCGACCTGGCCCAGCAGGGCATCGGCACCGCCACCTGCGGGCCCGGCGCCCTTCCCGTCTACGACCTCAGGGCCGGGCGGACGACGTTCAGGCTCCGCTTCGAGCCCAGCTGA